The Novibacillus thermophilus genome segment CGTGCGGATCGAGGTCAGCATGGCCTCAGGGTCAAATTGGTTCGGCGACGTCGACGGGAGGTAAAATTCCAAACCGACATCGTTTGTTTGGTGATAGCGGATGCCAGCCGTGTCCCCGGTAAACACCCCGTTGGAAACGGGGTCGTAAATGCTGAAGTGATGGGCAGCGTGCCCAGGTGTGTGCCAAAACTGCAACGTGCGGCCGGGACCGATGGTCAACGTTTCCCCATCTTCTTTTACGATGAGGCGTTCTTCGGGAACTGGGACCACCGGATCGAACAGCGCGTCAAATTTGGAACCGTACACGGCACGGGCACCGGCGATGAGTTTTGACGGATGAGCCAAGTGGCGAGCACCCCTTGGGTGTACGACGACTTTGGCCTGGGGGCAGTCTTTAAGCAGTAAGCCAACGCCTCCGGCGTGATCGAGATGGATGTGGGTGACGATGATAAACTGGACGTCAGCCGGGTCGTGCCCCAGTTGGCTTAAACCTTTTAGAACATGCGGGACCGACGGGCTTGGACCGGTTTCGACGAGTGTCAAGTTTTCCTCGTGTATGACGTATGTACCGGTTCGCCCTGGCATGCCCAGATCCAATCCGTCGATGAGGTGTATCCGCTTCCCTAAATCTTTTAGACGGTCGGATTGCAATACCTTCACCTCTCCATAAACATTTTAGTGAAGAAAGCCTGTCGGCTCACCGTGAGGATAGACCCATGCCTCTTTGCAAAAAGAAAGGGATGAAAATGTGTCACGTATCGGACAACACCACATTTCGATTGCTCCTTTAGGAGCAGAGCAAACGGGTTATCCTGTGAGTTGTTTTGAAGGGCTGTCAATTTGATTCTACAACGACCGCCGTACCGTAAGCAATAATTTCAGCGGCGCCACTCATGACAGAAGATGTCTGCAGCCGGACTCCAATCACCGCATTGGCCCCTTTGGCCCGGGCATCTTCAGCCATTCTGCCGATGGCCACCTGGCGGGCGTGAGTCATCATCTCTTCGTACTCTTTAATTTCGCCGCCGATGACATTTTTTAAAGCTGCTAAAATATCTTTGCCAAAATGCTTGGCCTGAATGGTGCTACCCTTCACAAACCCTTTTAGTTCTTTAATTTCGTGATTAGGAACAAATTCAGTAGTGACGATCATCATGTTGGTTTTCCTCCTCTTTTTCTCTGCGGCGCTCTTTGATTAGTAATCCAAACAACATCGCGAGGGAGAGCGCGAATATCCCCAAAAAAGTAAATGTTACGCTGACGTTCACAAAGGCAAATATAATTGCGGCCAGTTGTGCCACGATGGTCAACACAAGGAAAATGTTTTTGAGCGTGTTCATTCCCGTCACCGACCAAAATGTTTTTGCAACCATTCACTCAGCGTATGCTGCAATTCAGGATGAAGGGGCTGGCCGCTTTGGCGTTTATATTCCTTGGTCAGTTGAAGCACGGATACGTCAGCCTCCTGCTTTCTCAAAATGTGATTCATGTTGTCGATAATGCGGTATTCTGCACGGTCCCCGATGAGTTCGACGAACTTGGGCACACGGTCCGGGTTGGCTTGCGCGTCCTTTGAACCTGTTACGGCCAGGGTCGGACATTCGATTTTTTTCAAATCCTCCAACACGTTATAAGCAAAATGTTCCCGATACCATTTGGCGTTGACAGTCTTCAGTTTGTATTTCAACGTGTCTGTATGGGAATGCATGATGTTTTGAATAAAGGCTTGGGCTTGCTTTTCAGCTCTCTCCGGTACCTTTAACAGACGAACGAGGACACCTTTCAACCCTTTGAGAGCGTTCAGTTCTTTGTAGACTAGAGACCTTTGATACGCGAGGGCTTCCTCCAGTGTTTCCGCCGAACCGGCCAAGAGGACGAGTCCCTGTACGGCTCGTGCTTGACGGGCGCTTATGGCCGTAGCCAAAACACACCCTTCACTGTGTCCCAAGACAATGGTCTGCGTCGCATCTACCTGGGGATGGGACGTCAAAAATTGGAGGGCAGCCTCAGCGTCTTCCACTAAATCCCACATGCCTGCTCTCCAGAAGTCCCCGCCACTTGCTCCCGTGCCCCTCTTATCGTAGCGCAGGGTGGCAAAGCCCATTTTTGCGATCATGTGGGATAAGTCTTTGTAGATATTTAGATTGAGGCGTTGTTTTTGAATGTTCCCATCGCGGTCTATCGGTCCGGACCCCGCCAAAATAAGGACAGCCGGCACTTGTTGTGTCACCTCAACGGGAAGAGTCACTGTCCCCTTCAGCCGAACCTTTCCTTGGATCGTCACATTCAATTCCTTAAACGGTCTCGTCATCGTTCTGCTTCCCCATCGTGCTTTATTTTGCTTTGCTCTTTCCGGGGTTCCGGAATAAAAATGGTCGCGATCGTTCTCCTCCTTCTGTGGGGGGCCGGTTCATTTTGTATCACATTCTGAACCGCCGTGCGGACGTTTTGTAAAAATGCCTCAAACTCTTCATCACTTAAATAGACGTTTGCCTGCCGGTATCCGAACCCATCGGCTGCCATGTTGTCGCTTTTGTGTTGCAGATAGTGATCCAGATCCCCTAAAAGGTTGGCCATAAAGGCCATGAAGTAGCGCAAGTGATCCTCTCGGCTGGCGTCTTTGAGATCGTCTGCGTTTAAATTTCCGCCTTGTTCCGCCAGTGCGTATATTTTTTCTTCCGTTCCCCGGACCTTATTTCGGCCGACAACGGTCAAAAGGTTTGCTTGGCGCAGTACATTGAAATGCCGGTACAGGGTGGCCTGCGGAATTTCCGGCAACATCTCGCCGATTTGTTGAACGGTGAGGTGACGCCCGCCGACGAAGGCTTGCACAATACGCATACGAACCGGGTGTAACAAAAGGTCTGCCTTGGTACGTTTCATCGACGAATCCCTCATTGTGCAACCATTATGATCATTTTATAAAATGATAATAATGGATTTTCATACCAGAATCAAGATGATTCGAAAAAAAACGCGGGGAGTGGGATGTCTGGCGCGTGTATTTTCAAAACAGATGAAAGTGCTAATTGCGGAAAGATTTTTTGCGCACAGTCTAAAGCTGTTGACCCGGGAGGGGTGATGGCGGTAGCATGAATGATGGCACGAACGGAGGTTGAGTGAATGTTGCGGTCGGTATTGTCCTGTATGTTGCTCATCATGTTGACAGCCTGTTCTCTGTTGACCCAGTCCCCAAATACGATCACAGCTGAAGTGACGAAAGTCGTGGACGGAGACACGATAAAAGTGAAGCTGGGAAATCGGGAAGAAACGGTGCGCCTGCTGCTCATCGACACGCCGGAGACGGTCCACCCCGATAAACCGGTACAACCGTTCGGTCCCGAAGCCAGCGCGTTTGTAGAAGAGATGCTGGAAGGAGAGACGGTTGAGTTGGAAAAGGATGTGTCGGAACGGGACCGTTACGGACGCTTGCTCGCTTACGTGTACATTGACGGCGAATCGGTGCAAAAAATGCTGCTCGAACGGGGGTTGGCCCGCGTCGCATACGTCTACGAACCGAATGTGAAGTACGTAGAGGAGTACCGCGCTGTGCAAGAACATGCTCAAAGAGAAGGAAAAGGTATTTGGTCCATCGAGGATTATGTACAAGAGGACGGATTTAATGAAATGGAAGGCGGGGTAACAGAGGAGCAGGAGGAGGGGTGGGATGACGTCTCCGATAAGCGGTTTATCGCCAGCCGGAACAGCGACGTGTACCACGAAATCGGTTGCCCCGGGGGTGCTAATCAAATAAAGGAAGAAAACGCCATTTACTTTGAGACAGAGGAGGAAGCCATCGACAGCGGGCGCCGGATGTGCCATTCTAAGGAGTGTCCCTTAAACTAGATAAAGTCAGCAAATGTTCACATTCATCAAAAACGAGTCCCTTCTGATTCACGTTATGGTATTATACAGTATCATTGGATGAATTAGTTGCGTCTTGGCAACTGTTTTTATTTTTACGGAGTAAGTGAGGTGCGGGACATGGCAGTAGACAAGTTAAAACAGGCGTATTTGCCTGAGATTGACATTTTAAAAGGTCTCTGCATCTTTTCTGTCATCGTGATTCACACCGTCCCGAGGGAACTGCTGTACGACACGCTGTATCCCTTCCACCTGTGGCAGGCCGTGCCCATCTTCATCATCTTAATGGGGTTTAACGCGACGAGGTCGGCGGAGAAGCGGGGGTTAACTTCTCTTGCGGACTTTTACAACAAAGCTTATATAGAGAGGCAATTTTCCCGCTTAGTTGTCCCGGTGCTCGTTATTTACGCCCTCAGTTTGCTGCTGTCCATCTGGTTTGAAAATGATCCGTATTTTGGTTATCAGACGTTGTTGTTAAAATTTCCGATGACCGGTCCGGGTAATTACTACGTGAGCATCGTATTGCAATTCATTCTGCTTTTTCCACTGCTGTACGTTTTTTACAAAAGACATCCAGTGGCGATGATTGTTACGTGTTTCGCCGTAGACGTGGCGTTTCAGCTGATGAGCAATAACGACGTGATGATGGATGAGCATTACTACATGTACACTGGGAACATTTTACGCTACTTGTCTGCACTCGCTCTCGGCATGTGGATCACGAAAAAACTGGACTTGTTCAGCAAGCGCAACGCCTTTATCGTGATTGGGTTTGTCATGAGTTTAGTCTATATTTTACTCGAGGATTACACCAGTTGGCAGTTGGAGGCTTTTCCGTCACGTTGGCGGAGCCAAACGGTTTTGTCCTTCTTTTACCCGCTAGTGCTCGTCGTGTTGACGATTAAATATTACCCAAGTTTTTTAAAGGGTGCCGTCGCTAAGTTCGTCGCCCTGTTGGGAAAAGCGTCGTACCACATTTTTCTCGTGCAGATTCTGTACTTTGGCCTCGATGTCCCGTTTACAGACAAGTGGGAAGAAGTGTCGCTGGCGATGTTTTTAGGACTTCTTGTGAACTTAATTGTCTGTTTCGGGCTCGGTCTGTTGTTTTACTTTGCCGACAAGAAGGTGCGTAAAGGGTGGACGGCGACGCGGGCGGGCAAAAGGTGGAAAGCTTTCCACCGCCCGTCCTATTGAAGAGTACAGGCACGTTGGCCTAGATCGAAAAAACGGTCAACACCGTGATGAGATACAAGGCGATCCCGGTTCCAAAACCAGCAAACGACCAGGCGTAAATGCGGTTTGCTGGAAGAGCGGGATCGTCTTCCTTTAGCCATTTTATTCGCCGTTTGCTCACGACGACATCGAGGACCGGCAAAGCCGCGGCCATGACGAGCAACAGCGGGTTGGACGCTGCCAGGAGATAAGTTGCACCGAGGGAAAGTAACAGGGCGAACATCCATCCTGTCATGATGTGAATCGTGAAGTAACGCGCGCAAATGTGTGTCTGTTTCATGTCCACTCTCCGTTTCACACGCCATTCTGTCATGATTTGACGCATTGTCTCGAAAACCTCGGAGCGTTTTACGTGTGCTCACTTCGTTCGTCTTCGCCTTGTGCCTCGATTCCGGCGCCGACATGACGACATCGGCAACACTCTTTTCTATATATCTTATGTCGGACTTAACGATTTGAAAATACATGCCAGAAACCATGAAGATTTCCACGTTGTCGTAGTCAGTCAATGACAAGTGCGCTATAATGGAGACAGTGATGACCTCGCGTTGGAGGGAATAACGATGGAAGTGATCAAGATTACACCCCGCGGCTACTGCTACGGTGTGGTCGATGCCATGGTGTTGGCGCAGCAGGCGGCCAAAAACCCACATTTGCCGCGGCCGATATACATTTTGGGGATGATTGTACACAACCGGCATGTGGTAGAGGCTTTTGAAGAAGAGGGCATCGTGACGCTGGACGGCGAAAACCGCCTGGAACTTCTCGAACAAATTGACAAAGGGACGGTTATTTTTACGGCTCACGGTGTTTCGCCGGAAGTGCGCAAGAGGGCGAAGGAAAAAGGATTGACGACCATCGACGCCACGTGTCCGGACGTCACGCGGACACATGACCTGATCAAGGAGAAAGTGAGCGAAGGATATGATGTCGTCTACATCGGGAAGAAAGGCCATCCTGAACCGGAGGGAGCCGCAGGAGTGGCCCCTGATCACGTTTTTCTCGTCGAAAATGAAGACGACATTGAAAAACTGGAGTTGGACAACGAGCGCATTCTCGTGACGAACCAAACGACGATGAGTCAGTGGGATACGCGTCATTTAATGAATCGCATTCGGGAGAAATACCCGCAGGCAGAAGTGCACAACGAAATCTGTATGGCTACGCAAATGCGCCAGCAAGGCGTGGCGCAACAGGCAAGAGGAGCCGACTTGACACTGGTCGTCGGTGATCCGCGCAGCAACAACTCTAACCGGCTAGCCCAAGTGTCGGAAGAAATTGCCGGAGTGAAGGCGTACCGCATCAGCAATGTGACGGAAATCGATCCTGAGTGGCTGAAGGGCAAGCAGAAGGTCGCCGTTACAGCAGGAGCGTCCACTCCGACACCGCTCACGAAAGAAGTCATCAAGTACGTCGAGCAGTTCGACGAAGACGATCCGTCGACGTGGGAAATTAAGCGGACAGTCGATCCGAAAAAAATTTTACCCCGCATTCACACGAAGCGGACGAAAGCTGAGTAATGCGAAAAAGGAGCCTGGGTTAGGGCGGGGACGCTGTCGGCTAGATGCGTGAAGCCTGTCGTTGATAGAGATGTGGTTGGATGAAGGCGATATCATTAAACAACAGAGAGGCTGGGACACTTTCCCGGCCTCTTTAGTGTTTGAGATGATGAATGGCAGCGGTTGTGCGGCCCGGTCGTGGCAAGCGTTTCTTTTTATGTGCCGCGATGTATTTGACGATGTCGTCCGGGTGGGCTTGAGTCCACTCTGGCGGAGCGTATC includes the following:
- a CDS encoding MBL fold metallo-hydrolase; this encodes MQSDRLKDLGKRIHLIDGLDLGMPGRTGTYVIHEENLTLVETGPSPSVPHVLKGLSQLGHDPADVQFIIVTHIHLDHAGGVGLLLKDCPQAKVVVHPRGARHLAHPSKLIAGARAVYGSKFDALFDPVVPVPEERLIVKEDGETLTIGPGRTLQFWHTPGHAAHHFSIYDPVSNGVFTGDTAGIRYHQTNDVGLEFYLPSTSPNQFDPEAMLTSIRTFQDKHVDRIYFGHYGMTSRVEKVYEQVSDWIPRFVEEGEKALENGEGTDGIVTRLTSLVSRYLTERGVPDHHRVYTVLKLDLHICALGIADYLQKREG
- a CDS encoding YbjQ family protein produces the protein MMIVTTEFVPNHEIKELKGFVKGSTIQAKHFGKDILAALKNVIGGEIKEYEEMMTHARQVAIGRMAEDARAKGANAVIGVRLQTSSVMSGAAEIIAYGTAVVVESN
- a CDS encoding alpha/beta hydrolase; translated protein: MTRPFKELNVTIQGKVRLKGTVTLPVEVTQQVPAVLILAGSGPIDRDGNIQKQRLNLNIYKDLSHMIAKMGFATLRYDKRGTGASGGDFWRAGMWDLVEDAEAALQFLTSHPQVDATQTIVLGHSEGCVLATAISARQARAVQGLVLLAGSAETLEEALAYQRSLVYKELNALKGLKGVLVRLLKVPERAEKQAQAFIQNIMHSHTDTLKYKLKTVNAKWYREHFAYNVLEDLKKIECPTLAVTGSKDAQANPDRVPKFVELIGDRAEYRIIDNMNHILRKQEADVSVLQLTKEYKRQSGQPLHPELQHTLSEWLQKHFGR
- a CDS encoding helix-turn-helix domain-containing protein gives rise to the protein MKRTKADLLLHPVRMRIVQAFVGGRHLTVQQIGEMLPEIPQATLYRHFNVLRQANLLTVVGRNKVRGTEEKIYALAEQGGNLNADDLKDASREDHLRYFMAFMANLLGDLDHYLQHKSDNMAADGFGYRQANVYLSDEEFEAFLQNVRTAVQNVIQNEPAPHRRRRTIATIFIPEPRKEQSKIKHDGEAER
- a CDS encoding thermonuclease family protein, with protein sequence MLRSVLSCMLLIMLTACSLLTQSPNTITAEVTKVVDGDTIKVKLGNREETVRLLLIDTPETVHPDKPVQPFGPEASAFVEEMLEGETVELEKDVSERDRYGRLLAYVYIDGESVQKMLLERGLARVAYVYEPNVKYVEEYRAVQEHAQREGKGIWSIEDYVQEDGFNEMEGGVTEEQEEGWDDVSDKRFIASRNSDVYHEIGCPGGANQIKEENAIYFETEEEAIDSGRRMCHSKECPLN
- a CDS encoding acyltransferase family protein — protein: MAVDKLKQAYLPEIDILKGLCIFSVIVIHTVPRELLYDTLYPFHLWQAVPIFIILMGFNATRSAEKRGLTSLADFYNKAYIERQFSRLVVPVLVIYALSLLLSIWFENDPYFGYQTLLLKFPMTGPGNYYVSIVLQFILLFPLLYVFYKRHPVAMIVTCFAVDVAFQLMSNNDVMMDEHYYMYTGNILRYLSALALGMWITKKLDLFSKRNAFIVIGFVMSLVYILLEDYTSWQLEAFPSRWRSQTVLSFFYPLVLVVLTIKYYPSFLKGAVAKFVALLGKASYHIFLVQILYFGLDVPFTDKWEEVSLAMFLGLLVNLIVCFGLGLLFYFADKKVRKGWTATRAGKRWKAFHRPSY
- a CDS encoding 4-hydroxy-3-methylbut-2-enyl diphosphate reductase; translation: MEVIKITPRGYCYGVVDAMVLAQQAAKNPHLPRPIYILGMIVHNRHVVEAFEEEGIVTLDGENRLELLEQIDKGTVIFTAHGVSPEVRKRAKEKGLTTIDATCPDVTRTHDLIKEKVSEGYDVVYIGKKGHPEPEGAAGVAPDHVFLVENEDDIEKLELDNERILVTNQTTMSQWDTRHLMNRIREKYPQAEVHNEICMATQMRQQGVAQQARGADLTLVVGDPRSNNSNRLAQVSEEIAGVKAYRISNVTEIDPEWLKGKQKVAVTAGASTPTPLTKEVIKYVEQFDEDDPSTWEIKRTVDPKKILPRIHTKRTKAE